One window of the Hoplias malabaricus isolate fHopMal1 chromosome Y, fHopMal1.hap1, whole genome shotgun sequence genome contains the following:
- the LOC136679082 gene encoding arrestin domain-containing protein 1-like isoform X2, translating into MNDTAWVEEEQYFSSSLSVADKGTLKQGEHSFPFKFLLPATAPTSYEGPYGRIMYRVRAFIDTPRFTKDYRTEKSFYMLNNVNLNEVPDIHEPSSSSVTKNFSYNLVKNGTIVLSANSDLRGYTPGQIIKVSAEIDNQSGKSTGHVVASLMQKVSYNTKRPTHDSRAIAEVEGAGVKGGKQAVWKEQIIVPPLPQTSLGGCDLIKISYFIQISLKYPDISLTLPIYIGNIAVDPSLRTPARTVPPVATPRATFTDGSSNRGTSRSASMSTSPQLAPKPAPRPRPRSTCVTPSAPPPDPDMLVPGTRQSEEIPTKIHSQQQARGSEAAVSPNAFSYAPGLNFSQRQRTNNSSASAPHFSVSTGATIPFFTEGNAPPVPTNCPLILPPDYRSQSYPHEPPPAYEDSCTNT; encoded by the exons ATGAACGACACAGCCTGGGTAGAGGAGGAGCAGTACTTCAGCAGTTCTCTGTCAGTGGCAGATAAAG gcacTTTGAAACAAGGTGAACACAGTTTCCCCTTCAAATTTCTCCTGCCAG CCACTGCACCAACATCTTATGAAGGGCCATACGGAAGGATTATGTATAGAGTTAGAGCGTTTATCGACACTCCTCGGTTCACAAAAGACTACCGGACAGAGAAGTCCTTTTACATGTTGAACAACGTAAATCTCAATGAGGTCCCGGATATACAT GAGCCAAGCTCATCATCTGTAACTAAGAATTTTTCATACAATCTGGTGAAGAACGGGACAATTGTGCTGTCAGCTAACAGTGACCTGCGGGGTTACACTCCAGGTCAGATCATCAAAGTGTCTGCTGAGATCGACAACCAATCAGGGAAGTCCACTGGCCATGTGGTGGCAAGTTTAATGCAG AAAGTTTCTTATAATACAAAAAGGCCAACGCATGACTCGCGGGCAATAGCAGAAGTGGAAGGAGCTGGAGTGAAGGGAGGAAAGCAGGCTGTGTGGAAAGAACAGATCATTGTGCCTCCTTTGCCCCAAACCTCTTTGGGTGGCTGTGATCTTATTAAAATCAGCTACTTCATTCAG ATCTCTCTGAAGTACCCAGACATCTCACTGACGCTGCCCATCTACATTGGAAACATAGCTGTTGATCCTAGTCTCCGCACTCCGGCCAGGACGGTTCCTCCTGTAGCTACACCTCGTGCAACTTTTACAGATGGCTCTTCCAACAGAGGTACATCCCGCTCTGCTTCCATGAGCACGTCTCCTCAACTGGCCCCCAAACCGGCACCACGTCCACGGCCCCGCAGTACCTGCGTTACCCCCAGCGCTCCTCCACCAGATCCTGACATGCTGGTCCCAGGCACTCGTCAGAGTGAGGAGATTCCCACCAAGATCCACTCTCAGCAACAGGCCAGGGGCTCTGAGGCTGCCGTGTCCCCCAATGCCTTCAGCTATGCTCCAGGCCTCAATTTTTCTCAAAGGCAGCGCACCAACAACAGCAGTGCCTCAGCACCTCATTTTAGTGTATCCACAGGGGCCACTATTCCTTTCTTTACCGAAGGAAATGCCCCACCTGTCCCAACTAACTGCCCGCTCATCCTGCCTCCAGACTACAGGAGTCAATCTTACCCACATG aacCACCACCAGCTTACGAAGACAGCTGCACCAACACATAA
- the LOC136679082 gene encoding arrestin domain-containing protein 1-like isoform X1 produces MGKLQTFEIILKDNKVVYSPGESVSGTLKITTAQAIQCKEIKVNCQGYCGVTNKMNDTAWVEEEQYFSSSLSVADKGTLKQGEHSFPFKFLLPATAPTSYEGPYGRIMYRVRAFIDTPRFTKDYRTEKSFYMLNNVNLNEVPDIHEPSSSSVTKNFSYNLVKNGTIVLSANSDLRGYTPGQIIKVSAEIDNQSGKSTGHVVASLMQKVSYNTKRPTHDSRAIAEVEGAGVKGGKQAVWKEQIIVPPLPQTSLGGCDLIKISYFIQISLKYPDISLTLPIYIGNIAVDPSLRTPARTVPPVATPRATFTDGSSNRGTSRSASMSTSPQLAPKPAPRPRPRSTCVTPSAPPPDPDMLVPGTRQSEEIPTKIHSQQQARGSEAAVSPNAFSYAPGLNFSQRQRTNNSSASAPHFSVSTGATIPFFTEGNAPPVPTNCPLILPPDYRSQSYPHEPPPAYEDSCTNT; encoded by the exons atGGGGAAACTTCAGACGTTTGAGATTATTCTGAAAGACAATAAAGTGGTTTATAGTCCCGGAGAGTCCGTCTCTGGCACTCTGAAAATCACCACTGCTCAAGCGATACAATGCAAAG AGATCAAGGTGAACTGCCAGGGTTACTGTGGCGTAACCAACAAAATGAACGACACAGCCTGGGTAGAGGAGGAGCAGTACTTCAGCAGTTCTCTGTCAGTGGCAGATAAAG gcacTTTGAAACAAGGTGAACACAGTTTCCCCTTCAAATTTCTCCTGCCAG CCACTGCACCAACATCTTATGAAGGGCCATACGGAAGGATTATGTATAGAGTTAGAGCGTTTATCGACACTCCTCGGTTCACAAAAGACTACCGGACAGAGAAGTCCTTTTACATGTTGAACAACGTAAATCTCAATGAGGTCCCGGATATACAT GAGCCAAGCTCATCATCTGTAACTAAGAATTTTTCATACAATCTGGTGAAGAACGGGACAATTGTGCTGTCAGCTAACAGTGACCTGCGGGGTTACACTCCAGGTCAGATCATCAAAGTGTCTGCTGAGATCGACAACCAATCAGGGAAGTCCACTGGCCATGTGGTGGCAAGTTTAATGCAG AAAGTTTCTTATAATACAAAAAGGCCAACGCATGACTCGCGGGCAATAGCAGAAGTGGAAGGAGCTGGAGTGAAGGGAGGAAAGCAGGCTGTGTGGAAAGAACAGATCATTGTGCCTCCTTTGCCCCAAACCTCTTTGGGTGGCTGTGATCTTATTAAAATCAGCTACTTCATTCAG ATCTCTCTGAAGTACCCAGACATCTCACTGACGCTGCCCATCTACATTGGAAACATAGCTGTTGATCCTAGTCTCCGCACTCCGGCCAGGACGGTTCCTCCTGTAGCTACACCTCGTGCAACTTTTACAGATGGCTCTTCCAACAGAGGTACATCCCGCTCTGCTTCCATGAGCACGTCTCCTCAACTGGCCCCCAAACCGGCACCACGTCCACGGCCCCGCAGTACCTGCGTTACCCCCAGCGCTCCTCCACCAGATCCTGACATGCTGGTCCCAGGCACTCGTCAGAGTGAGGAGATTCCCACCAAGATCCACTCTCAGCAACAGGCCAGGGGCTCTGAGGCTGCCGTGTCCCCCAATGCCTTCAGCTATGCTCCAGGCCTCAATTTTTCTCAAAGGCAGCGCACCAACAACAGCAGTGCCTCAGCACCTCATTTTAGTGTATCCACAGGGGCCACTATTCCTTTCTTTACCGAAGGAAATGCCCCACCTGTCCCAACTAACTGCCCGCTCATCCTGCCTCCAGACTACAGGAGTCAATCTTACCCACATG aacCACCACCAGCTTACGAAGACAGCTGCACCAACACATAA